The proteins below are encoded in one region of Oncorhynchus nerka isolate Pitt River linkage group LG15, Oner_Uvic_2.0, whole genome shotgun sequence:
- the setmar gene encoding histone-lysine N-methyltransferase SETMAR — MSIIKVFDQYLCKGLENVPVLREGNVNKEEYSEFQYSPENIQGPGCDIDPSEVTLPGCSCNAHSCLRESCSCLQTYGQTCRQTYDSHGRLQDQGDTETGYCRPVFECNALCGCSEACCNRVVQRGLGLKLCVYPTEDRGWGMRALEPIPCGTFVCEYAGEVIGFEEARRRQLAQGLEDNNYIIAVREYAGQGPVSETFVDPTVVGNVGRFLNHSCQPNLFMVPVRVHSLVPRLALFAGRDITPQEELTFDYSGGYSNTPSVERLVQSDPGTEASETGTLQRKPCHCGAQNCSQYLPLDLSVLNN, encoded by the exons ATGAGTATAATAAAGGTTTTTGATCAGTATTTGTGCAAGGGTCTCGAAAATGTTCCAGTTTTACGAGAGGGTAATGTCAACAAAGAAGAATATTCTGAATTTCAG TATTCtccagagaacatccaggggccGGGATGTGACATAGACCCCAGTGAGGTGACTCTTCCTGGATGCTCCTGCAACGCCCACTCCTGCCTTAGAGAGAGCTGCTCCTGCCTGCAGACTTACGGACAGACATGCAGACAAACGTACGACAGCCACGGCCGACTCCAAGACCAGGGGGATACGGAGACTGGTTACTGCAGGCCTGTGTTTGAGTGTAACGCCTTGTGTGGCTGTAGTGAGGCCTGCTGTAACCGGGTGGTCCAGAGAGGCCTGGGGCTCAAGTTGTGTGTCTACCCCACAGAGGACAGAGGCTGGGGCATGCGAGCGCTGGAGCCCATCCCCTGTGGAACCTTTGTGTGTGAGTATGCCGGGGAGGTGATCGGCTTTGAGGAGGCTAGACGCAGACAGCTTGCTCAGGGGCTTGAGGACAACAACTACATAATTGCTGTGCGGGAGTATGCTGGCCAGGGCCCGGTCAGTGAGACCTTTGTGGACCCAACTGTGGTTGGGAATGTGGGGCGTTTTCTGAACCACTCCTGCCAACCCAACCTGTTCATGGTGCCTGTCCGGGTGCACTCCCTGGTGCCCAGGCTGGCCCTGTTTGCTGGCAGGGACATCACCCCTCAGGAGGAGCTCACATTTGACTACTCAGGGGGCTATAGCAATACACCCTCTGTGGAGAGGTTGGTCCAGAGTGACCCTGGGACAGAGGCCAGTGAGACAGGTACCCTCCAGAGGAAACCATGCCACTGTGGTGCCCAGAACTGTTCCCAATATCTGCCACTGGATTTATCTGTTCTCAACAATTAG